A genomic window from Antedon mediterranea chromosome 4, ecAntMedi1.1, whole genome shotgun sequence includes:
- the LOC140047180 gene encoding V-type proton ATPase subunit G-like, whose protein sequence is MKEKKVTREKMAAQTQGIQQLLQAEKRAAEKVSEAKKRKARRLKQAKEEAHAEIESYRKERDTQFAAIQQKYMGSKGSQADEIDKQTESKILELNQRVHDNRDVVLEQLFNMVFEIKPSLHQNVKL, encoded by the exons ATGAAAGAGAAAAAAGTCACGAGAGAAAAGATGGCTGCACAAACCCAAGGAATCCAGCAACTTTTACAGGCTGAAAAAAGAGCCGCCGAGAAGGTTTCAGAGGCAAAAAAAC GTAAGGCACGGAGATTAAAACAAGCAAAAGAAGAGGCTCATGCAGAGATAGAAAGCTATAGAAAAGAAAGAGATACACAGTTTGCAGCTATACAACAAAAG TACATGGGCTCAAAAGGAAGTCAAGCAGATGAAATTGATAAACAGACTGAAAGCAAAATCTTGGAGTTGAATCAACGTGTACATGATAACAGGGATGTTGTATTAGAGCAATTGTTTAACATGGTCTTTGAAATTAAACCATCTCTGCATCAAAACGTCAAACTctaa